One Chryseobacterium sp. StRB126 genomic region harbors:
- a CDS encoding S8/S53 family peptidase — protein MKTKIKLLTLLVFCFFLSFGQSPSDRSAKQNDLIYVCFSKNISSDKDALSKNPELERFARENGISFTYDLGFSSEKINEMMANSRRNGNSGESVLKLKRIFKANVPVQNGDTFQRLVQSLEKFPEIEYVSVMSSTPIEPPLVNMFVATPDLESIQTYLNDNPGINAKYAWSRGISGQNIRIRDVEYGFYKTHEMLTNQNSIQLEPGYSPNSGLANNNYRDHGTAVVSILGSIKDNIGLTGAVYSASEIKGYMEWTTVGYNRATAVSRSINASQSGDIILYEMQTGGKDGQYCPAEYDSVIWDLTKAATDSGIIIIAAAGNGNQDLDDPFYAQYRARGNSGAIIVGAGTPNTTHSKQSFSTYGSRVDVQGWGSSVLAAGYGSYAKYDNDNNRTYNYFSGTSSATPTVASAAVLIQSFYRQTTGQNLSPAAMRNLLVSTGIPQGGTDVNKKIGPLPNVRNAILQLESKSTVSAKALPALEVKIYPNPSSNYIAIQNTEDKKMDIEIINMNGRSVIKSTVSSGEKINISELPVGQYLININERSRRVVEKFTKL, from the coding sequence ATGAAAACAAAAATCAAACTCCTTACACTATTGGTGTTCTGTTTCTTCCTTTCATTTGGACAATCTCCATCAGATCGCAGCGCGAAACAAAATGATCTGATTTATGTATGTTTTTCAAAGAATATCTCTTCAGACAAGGATGCACTTAGTAAAAATCCGGAACTGGAAAGATTTGCCAGAGAAAATGGAATATCATTTACTTATGATCTGGGATTCAGCAGTGAAAAAATTAATGAAATGATGGCCAACAGCAGACGAAACGGAAATTCGGGGGAGTCTGTTCTAAAACTGAAAAGAATATTTAAAGCCAATGTTCCTGTTCAGAATGGCGATACTTTTCAAAGGCTAGTTCAAAGCCTTGAAAAATTCCCGGAAATAGAATATGTATCAGTAATGAGTAGCACTCCTATTGAACCACCTTTAGTTAATATGTTTGTCGCAACTCCGGATCTGGAAAGCATACAGACTTACCTGAATGACAACCCGGGAATCAATGCAAAATACGCATGGTCAAGAGGAATTTCCGGGCAGAACATCCGTATACGCGATGTAGAATATGGTTTTTACAAAACTCACGAAATGCTGACCAATCAGAACTCAATCCAATTGGAACCGGGATATTCTCCCAATTCAGGATTAGCCAATAATAATTACCGGGATCATGGAACGGCTGTAGTAAGTATTTTAGGATCCATAAAAGATAATATCGGACTTACTGGTGCTGTTTACAGTGCTTCAGAAATCAAAGGGTATATGGAATGGACTACTGTTGGGTATAACAGAGCCACTGCGGTAAGCAGATCCATCAACGCTTCTCAGTCGGGAGATATCATCCTGTATGAAATGCAGACTGGGGGAAAAGACGGTCAATATTGCCCTGCCGAATATGACAGTGTGATCTGGGATCTTACAAAGGCAGCTACAGATTCAGGAATTATCATCATTGCAGCAGCAGGGAATGGGAATCAGGACCTTGATGATCCTTTCTATGCGCAGTACAGAGCAAGAGGAAACAGCGGTGCTATCATCGTAGGTGCCGGTACTCCTAATACTACGCACTCAAAACAAAGTTTCAGTACTTATGGAAGCCGAGTGGATGTACAGGGATGGGGAAGCAGTGTTCTGGCAGCAGGCTATGGATCGTATGCAAAGTATGATAACGATAATAACAGGACTTATAATTATTTCAGCGGAACCAGTTCTGCGACACCTACTGTAGCTTCTGCTGCTGTGCTTATTCAATCTTTTTACCGTCAGACTACAGGACAGAATTTAAGCCCGGCTGCTATGAGAAACCTTTTAGTTTCTACAGGAATTCCACAGGGAGGAACTGATGTTAATAAAAAAATAGGTCCGCTTCCGAATGTAAGAAACGCTATTTTACAACTGGAAAGTAAATCTACAGTTTCAGCTAAAGCTTTACCTGCCCTTGAAGTGAAAATTTACCCTAATCCATCCAGCAATTATATCGCTATTCAGAATACTGAAGATAAAAAAATGGATATCGAAATTATCAATATGAATGGAAGATCAGTGATAAAAAGCACAGTTTCTTCCGGAGAAAAAATTAATATTTCTGAACTTCCCGTTGGTCAGTATCTCATCAATATCAATGAAAGATCAAGACGTGTTGTGGAGAAATTCACCAAACTATAA
- a CDS encoding peroxiredoxin family protein translates to MKKIYTLSAVLAAFALQAQFTVTVQTPADFKDQDAILYTLNGSKDIIVTKEQSKNNTWTFKYPNNYMGMMKIYFPGTNNTVSFISENKNVNIKLDIQNNKVKDVTYLDEANELMSKQQEGSQKKELILPALSQIKEYYKDNTDFGKALKTEIDRLSGTSTSIDAAKHPFISYYNTNYSKFLGNPADPTKKPDQEEIINFLDKSNDMLESSSLLRPVLVAYLNSGGNANVTASVDKLLDRLKVETPRGQTVLSELIDIFDVYQMDDFKTKYLGLAKNLKCTINDRLASTLKSNANIEMGAVFPNNKFQSATNTTAKSIHDVKADKKVIVFWSSTCSHCETELPKLLEKYNDLKAKNIQVIALSLDVDKDSYSKKIAAFPWINDSELRGWNSSYVDTYNVHATPTYFILDANNKIINKPDHVGNVLEYFKLK, encoded by the coding sequence ATGAAAAAGATTTATACACTATCTGCGGTTTTAGCTGCATTTGCACTGCAGGCTCAGTTTACTGTTACAGTTCAGACACCGGCAGATTTTAAAGATCAGGATGCCATTCTATATACGCTAAACGGCTCAAAAGATATTATTGTTACCAAAGAACAAAGTAAGAATAATACATGGACGTTTAAATATCCAAATAATTATATGGGAATGATGAAGATCTACTTCCCTGGCACTAATAACACTGTAAGTTTTATTTCAGAAAACAAGAATGTAAATATCAAACTTGATATTCAGAATAATAAAGTGAAGGACGTTACTTATCTGGATGAAGCCAATGAACTAATGAGCAAACAACAGGAAGGTTCTCAAAAGAAAGAACTTATTCTTCCTGCGTTAAGCCAGATTAAAGAATACTATAAAGATAACACAGACTTTGGAAAAGCTTTAAAAACAGAGATTGACAGGCTTTCCGGTACATCCACTTCCATCGATGCTGCTAAGCACCCGTTTATTAGTTATTACAATACCAATTACAGTAAGTTTCTGGGAAATCCGGCAGATCCTACTAAAAAACCGGATCAGGAGGAAATTATTAATTTCCTAGACAAGTCTAATGATATGCTTGAAAGCTCATCCTTGCTGAGACCTGTATTAGTTGCTTATTTGAACTCTGGTGGGAATGCTAATGTTACAGCTTCAGTAGATAAACTTTTAGATCGTTTAAAGGTAGAAACTCCAAGAGGACAGACTGTATTATCTGAGCTTATCGATATTTTTGATGTTTATCAGATGGACGATTTTAAAACTAAATACTTAGGATTGGCTAAAAATCTTAAATGTACCATTAATGATAGATTGGCTTCCACATTGAAATCCAATGCCAATATTGAAATGGGAGCAGTATTCCCTAATAATAAATTCCAATCGGCAACAAATACCACTGCGAAATCAATCCATGATGTAAAGGCTGATAAGAAGGTTATTGTCTTCTGGTCATCTACATGCTCACACTGTGAGACTGAACTTCCGAAGCTATTAGAAAAATACAACGATTTAAAAGCAAAAAATATTCAGGTTATTGCCCTGTCTTTAGATGTGGATAAAGATTCTTATTCTAAAAAAATTGCTGCCTTTCCATGGATTAATGACTCGGAATTGAGAGGATGGAACAGTAGTTATGTAGATACATACAATGTTCATGCAACTCCGACGTATTTTATTTTAGATGCTAATAACAAGATAATCAATAAACCAGATCATGTTGGGAATGTTTTAGAATATTTTAAGTTAAAATAA
- a CDS encoding HIT family protein translates to MSTIFTKIINGEIPSYKIAEDENFIAFLDAMPLVKGHTLVVPKKEVDLIFDLESEEYKNLWGFAQEVAKKIKTAIPCVRVGVAVVGLEVPHAHIHLIPLNKMEDMNFRNERLKLTNEEYTEIQNSIINS, encoded by the coding sequence ATGAGCACTATATTCACAAAAATCATCAATGGAGAAATTCCCTCTTATAAAATTGCAGAGGATGAAAACTTTATTGCATTCCTTGATGCAATGCCTTTGGTGAAAGGACATACTTTAGTAGTTCCGAAAAAAGAAGTGGATTTGATTTTTGATCTTGAAAGTGAAGAATACAAAAACCTTTGGGGATTTGCCCAAGAGGTGGCCAAGAAGATCAAAACTGCAATTCCATGTGTAAGAGTAGGAGTAGCAGTTGTAGGACTTGAAGTTCCGCATGCTCACATTCATCTTATCCCTTTAAATAAGATGGAAGACATGAACTTCAGAAATGAAAGACTAAAATTAACGAACGAAGAATATACAGAGATTCAAAACTCAATTATTAATTCTTAA
- the dtd gene encoding D-aminoacyl-tRNA deacylase translates to MKIVIQRVSEARVKVDGKIVGEIGKGLMLLVGIDENDEKADADWLVQKILNLRIFGDEDDKLNLSIKDISGEILCISQFTLIADYKKGNRPSFIKAAKPDKAVPLFDYFKEEMAKSGLKTESGIFGADMKVSLINDGPVTIVMDSITKS, encoded by the coding sequence ATGAAGATCGTTATACAAAGAGTCTCTGAAGCCCGTGTAAAAGTAGATGGAAAAATAGTAGGAGAAATAGGAAAAGGCTTAATGCTGCTGGTAGGCATTGATGAGAATGATGAAAAAGCAGATGCAGATTGGCTCGTACAGAAAATACTTAATCTGAGAATCTTTGGAGATGAGGATGATAAACTTAATCTTTCTATAAAAGATATTTCCGGAGAAATCCTTTGCATAAGCCAGTTTACTTTGATTGCAGATTATAAAAAAGGAAACCGCCCTTCTTTCATTAAAGCAGCCAAACCTGATAAAGCCGTTCCTTTATTTGATTATTTTAAAGAAGAAATGGCAAAATCCGGATTGAAAACTGAAAGCGGTATTTTCGGAGCAGATATGAAAGTTTCATTAATTAATGACGGGCCGGTAACCATCGTTATGGATTCGATTACAAAAAGCTGA
- the clpX gene encoding ATP-dependent Clp protease ATP-binding subunit ClpX — translation MNPNQCSFCGRKRNEVQMLISGQNGFICENCIEQAHVIVKDSASKSGHSPADSMEDLKKPKEIKGFLDQYVIGQDQAKKQLSIAVYNHYKRLLHAQDENREVELEKSNIIMIGETGTGKTLLAKTIARELNVPFCIVDATILTEAGYVGEDVESILSRLLMVADYDVEKAEKGIVFIDEIDKIARKSDNPSITRDVSGEGVQQGLLKLLEGSIVNVPPQGGRKHPDQKYIQVNTQNILFIAGGAFDGIKEIIERRMNKQAIGFSSEKINKTDEDEYVLTNINAIDLRSFGLIPELLGRFPIITYLDKLTKETLVRIMKEPKNSIVNQFVELFKMDGTDLAITDGAIEKIVEETIEKGLGARGLRGTTEKVLEDYMFSIGEEKEIVLTEDNILINR, via the coding sequence ATGAATCCAAACCAATGTTCTTTCTGCGGAAGAAAAAGAAATGAAGTACAAATGTTGATTTCTGGGCAGAACGGTTTTATTTGTGAAAATTGTATAGAGCAGGCACACGTTATTGTAAAAGACAGTGCTTCAAAGTCAGGACATTCACCTGCAGACAGTATGGAAGATCTTAAAAAGCCTAAAGAGATTAAAGGATTTCTGGATCAGTATGTCATAGGACAGGATCAGGCTAAAAAACAACTTTCCATAGCGGTGTATAACCATTATAAAAGATTACTTCACGCCCAGGACGAAAATAGAGAAGTAGAGCTTGAAAAGTCCAATATCATCATGATAGGAGAGACCGGAACAGGAAAAACCTTGTTGGCTAAAACCATTGCCAGAGAGCTTAATGTACCTTTCTGTATCGTAGATGCTACTATTTTAACAGAAGCCGGGTATGTAGGGGAAGATGTTGAAAGCATCCTTTCAAGACTATTGATGGTAGCTGATTATGATGTGGAAAAAGCAGAAAAAGGAATTGTCTTTATTGATGAGATTGATAAAATTGCAAGAAAATCAGACAATCCAAGTATTACAAGAGATGTTTCAGGAGAAGGAGTACAGCAGGGATTATTGAAACTGTTGGAAGGAAGTATTGTAAACGTACCACCACAAGGAGGAAGAAAGCATCCTGATCAAAAGTATATTCAGGTGAATACTCAGAATATCCTGTTTATTGCCGGAGGAGCTTTTGACGGAATCAAAGAAATTATTGAAAGAAGAATGAATAAGCAAGCGATTGGTTTCAGTTCCGAAAAAATCAATAAAACGGATGAAGATGAGTATGTATTAACAAATATTAATGCAATCGATTTACGTTCATTCGGATTAATTCCCGAACTTTTAGGAAGATTTCCAATTATCACTTACCTTGATAAACTCACAAAAGAGACGCTGGTAAGAATTATGAAAGAGCCTAAAAATTCAATTGTGAATCAATTTGTGGAACTTTTCAAAATGGATGGCACGGATTTGGCAATCACCGATGGGGCAATCGAAAAAATTGTAGAAGAAACTATTGAAAAAGGATTAGGAGCAAGAGGGCTGAGAGGGACTACCGAAAAAGTCTTGGAAGACTACATGTTTTCAATAGGAGAGGAAAAAGAGATTGTATTAACTGAAGATAATATTTTGATTAATAGATAA
- a CDS encoding bacteriocin-like protein — protein sequence MKNLKKLSRKDLVFVSGGVIIPDDNCCGSWCLGSWMPCRMHHFECPPDADTSPPSWYDGTCPRI from the coding sequence ATGAAAAATCTAAAAAAACTTTCCAGAAAAGATTTAGTTTTTGTCAGTGGAGGTGTAATAATTCCGGATGACAATTGTTGCGGATCATGGTGTCTTGGTAGCTGGATGCCATGTCGTATGCATCATTTTGAATGTCCACCAGACGCAGACACTTCACCACCATCATGGTATGACGGGACTTGCCCACGTATTTAA
- a CDS encoding T9SS type A sorting domain-containing protein, which produces MRKSLFAIGLLAISYSVQAQILCHVDTNANMYVSEGTLVYSGGGVQTKGTGLLEVHGNVMVVGSGADAFKTIDAAGADKTDGGNIILKLNTPASYATSTYGQLYIDGLSQSNVTGVVNKEYRNGKHGDGNFYQQIALPFYDKLLGSLSSELNKSFNSTRHSLNEILKWNNATVVGETQAPWSMVTQPFGYYMLGSNNNNLDLSNPPAANNGVYNLSGKAFTNQPLVNLVNAGNGLNFGPDGSNTNSYTEQYKSYLFDQYESTTSSWAGTYGKNIYEFGNPFFTNLDLSKIGYVESGTVTDGNNITNIWGVQYSPGTVQYVNGGGSTFTNPLIMTFDPVTRIPVGDINNLVVKPMGVFILKLRDNTPQTLNFNTLRRFSNTARVEGTDYDVAASKVASNGSGTVKQLGVIGLDANGNELGRTYYVVSAHGTTGHQASIATTVQAAADKNTFVTYEEKLTGGIDPNYQSNYLLYINEANEKDFLGKEIVLNSFDYNEPNVTQKIFSYKFEVRENTKMIPEGSHQLSSGTGFYYKSANGNVEEVKQGAIIPVNSKTYGLYYGAPDKGSLATKEDNTITLSRTMVVYNPAVSNYIVRFDKNWKKADIEVYDMSGKLIISKKAVDTSKDFVIELDGSVKSSYVVKVVSDKGVVVNTKILK; this is translated from the coding sequence ATGAGAAAAAGTTTATTTGCTATAGGTCTTTTAGCAATTAGTTACTCTGTTCAGGCGCAGATACTATGTCATGTTGACACTAATGCTAATATGTATGTGAGCGAAGGCACCCTAGTTTATAGTGGTGGAGGTGTACAGACAAAAGGCACGGGTCTTTTGGAGGTACACGGAAATGTAATGGTCGTAGGATCAGGCGCAGACGCTTTTAAAACGATTGACGCTGCCGGTGCAGATAAAACCGACGGAGGAAATATCATTTTAAAACTGAATACCCCTGCTAGCTACGCTACATCTACGTATGGGCAGCTGTACATCGATGGATTATCCCAGTCCAATGTTACTGGTGTTGTAAATAAAGAATATAGAAATGGGAAGCATGGTGATGGTAATTTTTACCAACAGATTGCTCTGCCTTTCTATGACAAATTATTAGGTAGCCTTTCTTCGGAGCTTAATAAATCTTTCAACTCTACCAGACATTCCCTGAATGAAATCTTAAAATGGAACAACGCTACTGTTGTAGGTGAGACACAAGCACCTTGGAGCATGGTTACACAGCCTTTCGGGTATTATATGTTAGGGTCTAATAACAATAACCTTGATCTTAGTAATCCACCCGCTGCTAATAATGGTGTTTATAATCTCTCAGGTAAAGCATTCACTAATCAGCCCCTCGTTAATTTAGTTAACGCTGGTAATGGTTTGAATTTCGGACCAGATGGTTCGAATACTAATTCTTATACTGAGCAATATAAGTCCTATTTATTTGACCAATATGAATCTACAACCAGTTCTTGGGCTGGAACATACGGTAAAAACATCTATGAATTTGGTAACCCTTTCTTTACTAATTTAGATTTATCAAAAATCGGATATGTTGAAAGTGGAACTGTTACAGATGGTAATAATATTACTAATATCTGGGGTGTTCAATATTCACCAGGTACTGTACAATATGTAAATGGAGGAGGAAGTACATTTACAAATCCTCTGATTATGACATTTGATCCTGTTACCCGTATACCAGTAGGAGATATCAATAATCTTGTTGTGAAGCCTATGGGAGTTTTTATTCTGAAATTAAGAGATAATACTCCTCAAACATTAAACTTTAACACTCTTAGAAGATTTAGTAATACTGCAAGAGTAGAAGGTACAGATTATGATGTTGCTGCTAGTAAAGTAGCTAGTAATGGTTCGGGAACTGTGAAACAGTTAGGAGTAATTGGTTTAGATGCTAATGGAAATGAATTAGGAAGAACTTACTATGTGGTATCTGCACACGGTACAACGGGACATCAAGCTTCTATAGCTACTACGGTACAGGCTGCAGCAGATAAAAATACATTTGTTACTTATGAAGAAAAGCTAACAGGAGGAATTGATCCTAATTATCAATCAAATTATTTATTATATATTAATGAAGCTAATGAGAAAGATTTCTTAGGAAAAGAAATTGTATTAAATAGTTTTGATTATAATGAGCCTAATGTTACTCAGAAAATTTTTTCTTACAAATTTGAAGTGAGAGAAAATACTAAAATGATTCCTGAAGGATCTCATCAGTTATCCTCAGGAACAGGATTTTATTATAAATCAGCTAACGGTAATGTAGAGGAAGTAAAACAGGGGGCTATTATTCCTGTAAACTCTAAAACGTATGGTTTATATTACGGAGCACCTGATAAAGGTTCATTAGCAACTAAAGAAGATAATACGATAACACTTTCCAGAACTATGGTTGTATATAACCCTGCAGTTAGCAACTATATCGTTAGATTTGATAAAAATTGGAAAAAAGCAGATATTGAAGTTTATGATATGAGTGGTAAACTTATCATCTCTAAGAAAGCAGTTGACACATCTAAAGATTTCGTAATTGAACTTGATGGTTCAGTGAAGAGCTCTTATGTTGTAAAAGTGGTTTCTGATAAAGGAGTAGTAGTTAACACCAAAATCTTAAAATAA
- the greA gene encoding transcription elongation factor GreA, with protein MASYVTKEGLEKMKAELEQLETVERPKITQQIAEARDKGDLSENAEYDAAKEAQGMLEMRISKLKDVISTSKIIDESQLDTSKVSILTTVKLKNNATKQEQVFTLVPDNESDLKTGRISVNTPIAKGLLGKAKGETAEITLPNGNKLSFEVLDISL; from the coding sequence ATGGCAAGCTATGTAACAAAGGAGGGCCTTGAGAAAATGAAAGCTGAGCTGGAACAGTTGGAAACTGTGGAAAGACCAAAAATCACTCAGCAGATCGCAGAAGCTAGAGACAAAGGAGATTTGTCTGAAAATGCAGAATATGATGCGGCTAAAGAGGCTCAGGGGATGCTTGAAATGAGAATTTCTAAGCTGAAGGATGTTATCTCAACTTCTAAAATTATAGACGAAAGCCAATTAGATACTTCAAAAGTTTCTATCTTAACTACAGTGAAGCTTAAGAATAATGCAACTAAACAAGAGCAGGTATTTACATTGGTACCAGATAACGAAAGCGACCTTAAGACAGGAAGGATTTCTGTAAACACTCCAATTGCAAAAGGATTGCTAGGTAAAGCGAAAGGTGAAACCGCTGAAATTACTTTACCAAACGGAAACAAACTTTCTTTTGAAGTATTAGACATTTCTCTATAG
- a CDS encoding DUF1361 domain-containing protein, with protein MKKLIESPRFKMNVLLIFMTLFCLSLSIFRYYISETKVFFFLNWNLFLAWIPLFLSTFILAFNIKSKLSIAVIIVVWILFFPNSPYILTDLFHLKARNTIPIWYDLIVILSYAWTGLICGFLSLNDIEKLLSGYSKERVINGVVVLFLFMSSFGVYLGRFLRWNSWDILNNPFGLFNDIVVRLIYPLEYTKTWGVTLLMGIMLNFMYFTFKMIRNNNEKLVQTKNTN; from the coding sequence ATGAAAAAGTTAATAGAATCTCCAAGATTTAAAATGAATGTTTTGCTGATATTCATGACCTTGTTTTGTCTCAGTCTCTCTATTTTTAGGTATTATATCAGTGAAACAAAAGTATTTTTCTTCCTGAATTGGAATCTTTTTCTGGCATGGATCCCTTTATTTCTAAGTACTTTTATTTTGGCATTCAATATTAAAAGTAAATTATCCATCGCAGTAATTATTGTTGTCTGGATTTTGTTTTTTCCCAATTCACCCTATATTCTGACTGATCTTTTTCATTTAAAAGCAAGAAATACAATTCCTATCTGGTATGATTTGATTGTAATCCTTTCTTATGCCTGGACAGGGCTCATCTGTGGTTTCTTAAGTCTTAATGATATTGAAAAACTTCTATCTGGTTACAGTAAAGAAAGAGTTATCAACGGGGTTGTAGTCCTCTTTCTTTTTATGAGCAGCTTTGGAGTGTATTTGGGGAGATTCCTGAGATGGAACAGTTGGGATATTCTGAACAATCCTTTTGGGTTATTCAACGATATTGTAGTGCGGCTTATTTATCCGCTGGAATATACAAAAACCTGGGGTGTTACCCTTTTAATGGGGATTATGCTCAATTTTATGTATTTCACTTTTAAAATGATTAGAAATAATAACGAAAAGCTTGTACAGACTAAAAATACAAACTGA
- a CDS encoding HlyD family secretion protein, whose product MKEDILDNIELRSESVQDILTQPPNWMIRWGNTVIFIIILLIFVMSYIIKYPEFVPAPIIVTSLNPPEKLEARINSKIEKIFIKDHQEVKKNDVLMVMLSAANYKDVIALKKLVDSISPNQLGSFPIAQTSRYKLGELQGEYNSFAKAFQDEELFTRLQPYAPENLATNLSLSESKARISTLKQQKNLESAKYDLTRKNFQRSQELFNQGVISAMELESEKIKYLQAQQNLENINISISQAEEGISNLNKTKSGTVINTEKDKINYSSQTLQLFEQLRKALKLWEQNYLVISSTDGVASFQQFFGENQFVKAGEAIISILPKNKEKLVGRMSVPTVNSGKILPGEKVLIKLDNYRFQEYGIVEGKVQNISLIPDDKGNYYVDVVLPKGLKTSYNKNLKFDKELRGSAEIVTEDLRLIERFFYQIRKLLGYQA is encoded by the coding sequence ATGAAAGAAGACATTTTAGACAATATTGAACTGCGCTCAGAAAGTGTACAAGATATTCTTACCCAGCCACCTAATTGGATGATTCGCTGGGGAAACACGGTTATATTCATAATTATCCTACTCATTTTTGTCATGAGTTACATTATAAAATATCCGGAGTTTGTACCAGCTCCTATTATAGTAACATCCCTGAATCCACCGGAAAAATTAGAAGCAAGAATCAATTCCAAGATTGAAAAAATATTCATTAAAGATCATCAGGAAGTAAAGAAGAATGATGTATTGATGGTGATGTTGTCTGCTGCCAATTACAAAGATGTTATCGCATTAAAAAAACTGGTAGACTCAATATCTCCTAATCAGCTTGGTTCTTTTCCGATTGCTCAGACTTCAAGATATAAATTGGGTGAATTACAGGGAGAATACAACAGCTTTGCAAAAGCATTTCAGGATGAGGAGCTTTTTACAAGATTACAGCCTTATGCTCCGGAAAATCTGGCTACGAACCTCAGTTTATCTGAGTCTAAAGCAAGAATTTCCACTTTAAAACAGCAAAAAAACCTGGAATCCGCCAAATATGATCTTACAAGAAAAAATTTCCAACGGTCCCAGGAACTATTCAATCAGGGAGTGATCTCTGCTATGGAACTTGAGAGTGAAAAAATTAAATATCTTCAGGCTCAGCAGAACCTGGAAAACATTAATATTTCTATTTCGCAGGCTGAAGAAGGGATTTCCAATCTTAACAAAACCAAAAGCGGAACAGTAATTAATACCGAGAAAGACAAAATTAATTATTCTTCACAAACCTTACAGCTTTTTGAGCAACTAAGAAAGGCTCTAAAACTTTGGGAACAAAATTACCTTGTTATTTCATCTACAGATGGTGTTGCCAGTTTCCAGCAGTTTTTCGGCGAAAATCAGTTCGTAAAAGCAGGAGAAGCTATTATATCCATCCTTCCTAAGAATAAGGAGAAATTAGTAGGCAGAATGTCTGTTCCTACAGTAAATTCCGGAAAGATTCTTCCTGGGGAAAAAGTATTAATCAAACTGGATAACTACCGTTTCCAGGAATATGGAATCGTAGAAGGAAAAGTTCAGAACATATCACTTATTCCTGATGATAAAGGAAATTACTATGTAGATGTAGTTTTACCAAAAGGATTAAAAACAAGCTATAATAAAAATCTGAAATTTGATAAAGAGCTTAGAGGAAGTGCAGAAATTGTAACTGAGGATCTAAGACTTATAGAAAGATTCTTCTATCAGATCAGAAAACTATTAGGCTACCAGGCTTAA